From the Fusobacterium ulcerans ATCC 49185 genome, the window AAGGGAAGTTTTTCCAGAACCTATACCTCCAATTATTCCAATATTTTCACCTTTTTTTATCTTTAGATTTACATTTTCAAGTATATAGTTATCAGTGTTATCATAAGAAAATGAAACGTTTTTAAATTCAATAACAGTATCAGTGAATATTCTTTCAAATTCTTCTTCAGACATATTAATTACATCTTCAAAAAGAACTTCTTTTACTCTTCGGTATGATATAGCAGTTCTGCTATACAGTGTAAATAGGAAAGAAAGTGCATTCATAGAGAACAGAAGCATATTAAGGTAATTTATAAATGCAACAACTTCTCCAAGGTGCATTTTTCCATAATTTACTCTGAGACCTCCAAACCATAATACAGCTACCACTCCAATATTCATTACAAGAGTAATAAATGGAAGCTTGCTTGCCATTAGATTATCAGCTTCAATTGTTTTTAATTTAAGGTCATCATTCTTTTCTTTAAATCTTTCAGCTTCAATTTTTTCTTTTGAAAGAGCACGAATAACTCTTATTCCAGTAAGATTTTCCCTCATTACCAATGTGAGATTATCAAGTTTTTTCTGTACTTCAGCATATATACCAAAAGATTTTTTCATATAGTACATAGTAGTTCCAACAATAGTAGGAACTATGAAGATAAAAATCACAGCCAGAACAGGATTGATGGTTACAGCCATAATTACGGCTCCTATACCTGTTACAAGACCTCTCAGCACCATTCTTATACACATAAGAAACATATTCATAATTTGATCTACATCTTTAGTCATTCTTGTAATAAGAGATGCCTGTGTAAATTTATTAAGATGTACAAAATTGAAGCTTTGTATTTTAGTAAATACTTTATCTCTGAGAGATGCTCCAAAGTTTTGAGTTGTGTGAACAGAAAAGTAATTACAGAAGATAGAACATATATATCCTCCCAATGCAATGGCTACCATGGTTCCACCCATTTTAGTAATATATGTTAAATCTTTGTTAGAAACACCTATATCTATTATTTTAGCCATTATTAGAGGAAGAGATAAATCACAGAAGGCTTCCCCCATTTTGAAGAGTGAGGCTAATATAGCTTTAGGTATGAAAGGTTTAAAAATTTTGAACATCATTCCTCCTAAATGTTTATGTATATTTTCCATTTATAATTTTACCATAAAAACTGTAAGAAACAAATACTTTCATAATCAAAATTTTAGGATATAAAAAAAGGAACTAAGTTTCCTTAGTTCCGATTAAATTCAATTCTAAATCAATTATTTAGTTTTGATGTTAGCTGCTTGAGGTCCTTTTTGACCTTCAATTACATCATAAGTAACTTCTTCATTTTCATTTAAAGTTTTGAATCCATCTTTTTGGATTTGAGAGAAGTGAGCGAATATATCTTTTCCATCCTCACCAGTAATAAATCCAAATCCTTTTTCTTGGTTAAACCATTTAACTGTACCTTTCATTTGTTTCCTCCATAAATATAATTTTTTAATGATATAACTTGTGATATTTTGGCAATAGTTATGACAAACTATCAGGTATAAATTTAATACTTAGGAAGATACTTCTTGAAAGACCTTTAAATATTAAAACCTCAAAACTCATAAATCTTTTATCACTACAAGAAATATTATACACTATTTTTTATAAAATGTATAGCTTTATTTTTAAAATTGACATATAGCAGGCAAAATAGTATAATATATAAGGTTAAATAAAGAAAAAAGCAGGTGGGCGGCTGATAACCCATCTGCTTTTATTTTTTTAGGAGGAAAATTAATGCTGGATAAATTGAAACTAGATAAAAGATTCATAAAAACTTTGCTGGTACTAGCAGTTCCAATAATATTACAAAGTTTAGTAACAGCTTCATTAAATCTTTTGGACAATCTTATGATAGGAAGTTTGGGAGAAAATGAAATAGCTGCAGTGGGAATATCAAATCAATTCTATATGGTGTATTATTACTCTATAATGGGAATAACTCTGGGAGCTGGAATATTTATGTCACAGTTTTGGGGGAAAAAAGATATATCAAGTATACATAAATTTTTAGGAATATCTCTTGTATTTGGAATGGGAGCAACAATATTTTTTGCTTTGGCAGCCTTTTTTATTCCAGATAAGATAATGAGTATATTTACTAAAGAGGCAGTAGTAATATCCTTAGGAAGAGATTATTTAAGAGTAGTGGCTCTAAGTTATATTTTTACTACTGTATCTTTGGCTTTTGCAGCATCGCTTAGGAGTATAGGACAGACTAAAGTACCAATGTATGGAAGCCTTGTAGGGCTTATGTTCAATGGAATACTTAACTATATATTCATATTTGGAAAATTTGGTGCACCTGCTATGGGAGTTGCAGGAGCAGCTCTGGGAACAACTGTATCAAGATGTATGGAACTTTCTTTTATTCTTTTTATCATATATAAGAACAAGAATATAGTAGCAGGAAGTCTATCACAGCTTTTAGATTTTGATTTTTCTCTTGTAATAAAGTTTTTCAAAACAGCTACACCAGTTATTTTTAATGATGTAATGTGGATAGGAGGAATAACAGCATATTTTGTAGCCTATTCAAAATTGGGAACAAATGCTACTGCAACTATGCAGATAGCAAATACTATAAATAATGTATTTAATATATTTGGAATAGGAATAGCATCAGCTTCTGCTATATTAATAGGAAATAAGATTGGAGCTGGACTTGAAGAGGAAGCAAAACAAGATGCTTTGAAAATATCAGTTTTTGGAGTAATGATTGGAGTAATCATAGGAGCAGTATTCTTTGCAGTAGCTCCATTGATAGCAATGCTTTTTAAGATAACTCCAGAGACTTATCACAATGTAATAATTGTACTTAGAATAATGGCAGCAGCTCTTCCATTGAGATTTTTTGGAATAGTACAGATTATTGGTGTGCTTCGTGGAGGAGGAGATGTTCTTTATGCTATAATGACAGAACTTATAGCTGTATGGTGTATTGGAGTTCCATTGTCATTTTTAGGAGCAGTATATTTTAAATTCCCAATAATCTTTGTGTACCTTATGGTATGTCTAGAGGAACCATTTAAAGTAGCAGCTACTATTCCAAGACTTCGTTCAGGAAAGTGGATAAAGAATTTAATAAGGTAAGATAGAAAAAATATTTTGTAGTTATGAGATTTTTTTATGAAAAAATAATTAAAATTTATTTAAAAGAAAATAATAAAGTTTATAATGTTCAAAGGAATGAAATAGGAAATTGAAAGACAGAGAGTAAAATCTCTGTTTTTTGCTGAGATAAAATATAAGTTTTGATAAGAAAAGGAATAATGATATATAAATCGTAAACAATATCATAACAATAATAAAATACAAACTAAAGAATTAGGAGGCATAAATATGTTTATTGATGTTTTTATTGATGTTTTATCTCATAATGGTGTAGTATCTATTACAACATGGGCAGATAATTCGGTTCATGTTTCTAATACATGGAATAAGTATTTACAAATAGTGGATAATAAAATTTTAATTCCAGCTGCTTGGCTGCATAAAACTGAAAAAAATATAAAAATAAATAATCAGGTTATAATAACATTAGGAAGTCCTGATGTTCAAGGTAAAATAGGAATGGGAACTGGATTTGTAGTAGAAGGAACAGCTACTTTTCTTGATTCAGGAAAAGAATATGATATGATGAAAGAAAAATTCCCATTTTTAACAAGAGTATTGGAAATAACTCCCAAAAATATAAGACAAACAATTTAAATAATACCTAAAAATAGAGGCAGAGATTTATTCTCTGTTTTTTTTTGTAAAAAAAGTTCTATCAGATGACAATATTCCGGTTTTTATAACGTAAATACGTTTAAAAATATACAAAAGAAACTTTTTTAGAATTTTATGTATTTTTTATTGACATAAAATAAAAAATGTTATATATTTATACCAAGAAGATAATGTATATACATCAATTAAACGTATTTACGGTATAAAAAAGGAGGTGTAATAAAATTGTATGAAGAATTATTAAAAACATTAAGGGAAGAAAAAATAGTAGCAATATTAAGAGACGTTCCTTTAGAAAAATTTGAAGATACATTAGATATTTTAAAAGAAGAGGGAATAAAAATACTTGAAATAACTTTGAATAGTAAAGATGTAGAAAAACAATTTGAAATAGTGAATAGAAAATATTCTAATGATTTTATAATAGGAGCAGGAACAGTAGTAACGTTAAAGGGGTTAGATTTTGCAGCAAAAAATGGTGCTAAATTTATACTTACACCTAATCTAGATGAAGAAATACTAAAGGAAGCAGAAAGAATTGGAATGTTTTGTGTATGTGGTTTTTTCACAGCTTCAGAAGCTATGAAAGCTAAAAAATACAGCTGCTGCAAGATTTTAAAATTATTCCCAGCAGGAGAAATACCATTCTCTTATTTAAAATCTTTGAGAGGACCAATTAATGATCTTGAATGTATGGCAGTGGGAGGAGTTAACAGAAACAACGTTTCTGAGTTCCTAAAAGCAGGATTCAGCTGTCTTGGTATAGGAAGTTCTCTAGTAGATAACAAACTTATAAAAGCAGAAAAATTTGATGAATTAAGAGAAAATATAATTGCTATAAAAAAAGCTGCTGAAAGTTTTTAGCAAGGAAATGGTGAGAATGAAAAAAATAGTAACAATTGATGCAGGAACTTCTAATTTAAGAATCAGAATTGTAGAAGGAAAAAATATAATTTTTGAAAGAAAAGAAAATTATGGAGTGAAAATTGGAAAAGAAAAATTTGAAAATGAACTATACAAGCTTCTAAAAGAATGTATAAGAGAGAATAGAATAGAAAAAGAAGAAATTGAATGTGTAATTGCTTCTGGAATGATAACATCATCTTTAGGATTAATGGAAATTGAGCATTTACATGTTCCAGTATCTTTAGAGAAATTTTCGAAGAATATAAAAAAAGTTAAATTCTTTGAATTTGAAATATACTTGATAACAGGAATAAAAGTAGAGAAAGAATATTTTAAAGATGAACATCTAAAAAGTATAGATGTAATAAGGGGAGAAGAGGTAGAAGTATTTGGAATACTTGAAGAGATAAAAGTAGAAGAGCCAGTACTTGTAATTCTTCCAGGATCACATAATAAATTTATAGAGATATCTGATGGAAATATAGTTGATCTTCTTACAACTATGAGTGGAGAAATCTATGATGTAATGACAAAATACACTATATTAAAAACTTCTGTAGATGAAAAATTTGCTGATAAAATAGAAAAAAAATATTTGTCTTTGGGGAACAAGGCAGGTAGAAAATATGGAATAAATCAAGGTTCGTTTATGTTGAGAGGACTTGATTTATCACAAAAGCTTACAATAAATGAGAAGTCAAACTATCTTTTAGGATTGGTTTTAAGTGAGGATATAGCTTCTTTAGAAAAGAATGGATATTTAACAAAATATAAAAAAATAATAATAGCAGGTGGAAATATAATTGCCAAGGGATTGTTTGAACTTCTTTCAGATATGAACTTAGACAATGATATTCAGGTAATTATATCCTGTGAACTGGCAACGAGGGGAGCATTAAAAATCTGGGAAGAAAGTAAAAAGTAAGGTGGGATATTATGTTGAATAAGTCGACTTTGAAAACAATGGAAATACTTGAAAAAATTTCTAACTCAAAAAATGGAATGACAATAACACAGCTTTCAAAAGAGCTGGAAATTCCAAGAAGCTCTGTAGATGATATAGTAAAAGCTCTAGTTTCCAAAAAATATCTTTATTGCTCTGATGAAAGTTTGAAACTATACCAACTTGGAAATAAAATATTTGAACTTTCATTAAAAATGAGAGGAAAAAGAGAGGTTCTGGATATAGTAACACCATTTTTAAAGGAATTAGTTGATGAATTTAATGATACATTATTCTTTGGGTTAAAAGATGAAGATGATGTATTGTATCTTTCAAAAATGGAAAGCTCAAAGACTGTAAGGACTACGGCAGTATTAGGAAGCAGAAAATCATTGTACTATACAGGACTTGGAAAGGCTATCTTATCAACTTATTCTGAAAAAGATTTAGATGAATATATTGCCAGAACTAAATTAGAACCAAAAACTAACTATACAATAGTTGATTCTGAAAAATTGAAGGAAGATATTCTGAAGACTAAAAGAAGAGGATATTCAATAGACTACAGAGAAGGAGATGTGGAAGTTTCCTGTGTAGCAGCTCCAATATATCAGGATGGAAAAATATTTGGAGCGATAAGTTTAGCTGGTTTATATACAACAATAGATGAAGAGGAAACAAAAAGAAGAGGGAAGAAAATAAAAGACACAGCAGAGAAGATATCAGAAATTTTAAATTAAAGAAATTAGGAGGAGTGAAGATGAAAAGATTTTTAATGGTATGTATGTTTATTGTTTTGTCAACATTGGGATATGCTGAAAAAGTTATGAGAGTAGGGCTGGGGGTTCCAGAATCACATTTTGAATATAAAGGAATGGAGCTTTTTAAGAAAAATCTTGAAGAAAAAACAAACAAAGAGATAAGAGTAGAACTTTATCCATCGAATCAAATAGGGGTTGATCAGGAAGTTCTTGAACAAATAAAATTTGGAGCAGCACATATGAATCTGCCTGATCCAGCAGTATTAGGAACATTTGTAAAAGAATTTCAGTTTTTATCTTTCCCTTTCATATTTGATAGTCAGGAAAAAGCCATGGAAGTATGTAATGGTGAATGGGGACAGGAATTATTAAAGAAATTAGAAAAAGCAGGATATGTGGGATTAGGTTTTGGACCTTTTGGTTTTAGACATGTAACAAATAATGCAAGAGAAATAAAAACTTTAGAAGATTTCAAAGGATTAAAAATCAGAACAATGCAAAATCCTTTACACTTGAGAGTATTTAGAGCTTTAGGAGCAAATCCTACACCAATGCCTTTCAGTGAATTATTCTCTGCTCTTCAACAAGGAGTTGTTGATGGACAAGAAAATCCAATGATGAATATTTATTCTCAAAAAATTTCTGAAGTTCAAAAATATGGAACAATGACAGGGCATGTTTACAGCTGGGTTGTACTAGTAGTGGGAAAAAATTTCTATGATTCATTGACACCAGAACAACAAACTATAATGCAGGAATCTGCTGATATAGCTATAGCTTATATGGCAGAATCAGTGGCAAAAGATGATGAAACAGCAAGAGAAGAAATGGCAAAAACAGGGTTAGTATTTGTAGAACCTTCTGAAGAGTTTAAAACAAAAATAAAAGAGATAGTAGCTCCAATATTAGAAAAAGAAGGAGATAAAATCAATAAAGATATGTATAAAAAACTTAAAGAAGCAACAAAATAAATTTTTGATGAATAGGAGATAAAGATGGGCGAAAGAAAAGAATTTGAGTACTATGTAATAACTGGAGCAATGTTGTTGCTTGTACTTATGGGAGTGCTGCAAATATTATTCAGATTTGTTCTCAATTTTTCTTTATCATGGACAGAGGAATTAAGCAGATATTTATTTATCTTAATGGTCTATACTGGAGCTTCATTGGCTCTGAAAAGAAAAAAACATGTTAGAGTGGAATTGATAGATATTTATGTAAAGAGCAAAATAAAAAAATATATTTTTATATTTAATGATATAGTAATGATTTGGTTGTTATTGTTAGTAGGATATGCAGGATTGAAAATTTCGATGACAACATATGAGATGGAGCAGTTATCTCCTGCTTTGGGGCTACCTATGTATTTAGTTTATGGAATAATTCCACTGACTTTCTTATTTGGAGCTTGCAGAGCTTTCCAAGTTTTGATTGCTGAAATCAAAGGAGGGAAAGAATAAAAATGCAGATATTTATGATAATGATGATGGTATTTATAATTGCCATATTTATAGGAATTCCTATTGCATACTGTATAGGTATTTCTGGGTTGGTAGGATTGTTTATTAGTGGAATAAGTGTAGAATTTGTAGCCAAAACAGTTTTTACAGGATTGGATAGTTATACATTTCTAGCTATACCAATGTTTATCCTTGCAGGACTGATAATGGAAAAAGGGGGAATATCTAATAGGCTGATAAAGCTTGCCACTTCATTAGTAGGAAATGTTTATGGAGGGTTGGGAATAATAACAGTTATAGCTTGTTTCTTCTTTGCTGCTATTTCAGGATCTTCTCCAGCAACAGTTGCAGCTATTGGAGCAATGATGATTCCAGCTATGAAGGAAGAAGGATATGATACAGCATTTGCAGGAGCTTTAACAGCAGCTTCTGGTTCTATGGGAGTATTGGTTCCTCCATCAGTTACAATGATAATATATGCAATTACAGCAGAGGTGTCAATAGGGGAATTATTTCTTGCAGGATTTGTACCAGGAGCACTTTTGACAGTATGTCTGATAGTTACAGTGTATATAATAGCTAAAAAGAATAATTACAGAAGTAAAAAAGTTGAAAGATTATCAGGTAAAGATTTTCTTAAAGCAGTTTGGGATGCTAAGTGGTCAATGCTGATTCCTTTTATAATTCTTGGAGGAATTTATAGTGGAATATTCACAGCAACTGAATCTGCAATTGTAGCAGTTGTTTATGCTTTAGTAATAAGTATATTTGTTCATAAGGAGTTAAAATTCTCACAAGTACCTGGTATAGTAGCACAAGCAGCTTTGACAACATCTACTGTAGTAATAATTTTAGGGTTTGCAATTGCATTTGCAAGATATTTAACAATGGCACAAATTCCACAGGAGTTTGCAAAAGAAATATTGAGATTAACAAATAATGTATATGTAATATATCTAATGTTTATAGCTTTAGCATTTGTAGCTGGAACTTTTATGGCAATAGAAGCACAAATTTTAATTTTTACACCAATGTTTCTTCCTATTTTGAAAAACTTAGGAGTAGATCCAATACATTTTGGAATAATCTTTATAATTTCAGCACAGATAGGATTCTTAACACCACCAGTTGGAGTAAATCTATTTGTTGCACAAGGAATATCGAATTGTTCAATAGTAGAGCTTTCTAAGAGGATACTGCCATTCTTGGCTGCAATGACTTTTGCACAAATGGTACTGTTGATATTCCCAGATATTGTAATGTGTTTGCCTAGACTGTTTTTTTAAGGAGATGAAATAGAAAATGGAAATAACAAAGTATGAATTATTTGAAATCCCACCAAGATGGCTATTTTTAAAGATAGAAACTGACACAGGATTAGTTGGATGGGGAGAACCAGTAGTAGAGGGAAGAGCAAGTACTGTAAAAGGTGCAGTAAAAGAATTAATGGATAACTATATGATCGGAAAAAATCCACTGGCAATAGAAGATCACTGGAATGTATTATACAGAGGGGGATTTTATAGAGGAGGAGCTATTATGATGAGTGCCCTTGCTGGAATAGATCAAGCCCTTTGGGATATAAAAGGAAAATATTTAAATCAGCCAGTGTATGAATTAATGGGTGGAAAATGCAGAGATAAAATGAAGGTTTATTCTTGGATAGGTGGAGATAGGCCCAATGATGTAGCAGCAGCAGCTAAAGAAAAGCAGGAACAAGGATTTACAGCAATAAAAATGAATGCTACAGAGGAATTACAATTTATTGATTCATATGAAAAAATAGATGCTGTATTAGAAAGAGTAGCTGCTATAAGAAAGGCAACTGGAAAATATTTTGGTATTGCTGTAGATTTTCATGGAAGAGTACATAAACCAATGGCTAAAATATTAGCTAAGAAATTGGAAGAATATGACTTAATGTTTATTGAAGAACCAGTTTTATGTGAGAATAAAAAATCTTTTAGAGATATTGCCAATGCTACTTCTATTCCAATAGCAACAGGAGAAAGACTATTCTCAAGATGGGATTTTAAAGATATATTATCTAGTGGATATGTAGATATAATACAGCCAGATTTATCACATGCTGGAGGAATTACAGAAGTTAAAAAGATTGCTTCAATGGCAGAGGCATATGATATAGCAGTAGCTCCACATTGTCCATTAGGGCCAATAGCACTTGCTGCTTGTCTTCATTTAGATGCTACAACATATAATGCTGTAATTCAAGAACAAAGTATGGGTATACACTATAATAAAGGTAAGGATGTTTTAGACTATGTAAAAAATAAAGAAGATTTTAAATTTACAGAAGGATATGTAAATATTTGCTCAAAAGCAGGATTAGGAGTAGATGTTAATGAAGAACTTGTAAGAGAACTTTCAAAAGTTCCTCATAACTGGAAAAATCCTATATGGAGACATAAAGATGGATCATTTGCTGAATGGTAAAAAGAAAAAGATAGGTGGATTTTCACCTATCTTTTTGCATTTATCTTTATATATCCAGTATTATTTTATTCAAAACTTCTAAAGGTGACAGATCACGAAACTCATCTCTCAGCTTTTTTTCTTTTGCTTCTATTTCCTCTTTTTCTTCTGGAGTAAGAGCATTAGGGTCATACTCTGGAGGAGCCATATATTTTCTTATACTATATTTTGATACTATCCTGTCAACAGGATCAAAATATATTGTAAGAATAGTTTCTTCCAGTTCATCTTCTTTTTTCAATATTTTTTCAGGCAGAAGTTTTTTTAATATTTCTTTGTGTTCTTCAGTATTTTTTAAGTAATAGCTTCCATTGTGGTAAGTTATGCCATAGAATCTATTTTTTTTGGAAATAACGAAATCAGGTTTTCCAAAGAATTCCCTCATTTCTTTTTCAGTAGACCTGTATGGAATTATCACAGGGTTAAGAGATCTCTCAACATGAAAGACAAGCATTTTTTCTGTGATAGAAGAGCACCCAGTTAAGAAAATAATACAGATAATAGTGTATAGAAGTCTGGGAACTTTATTCAGTTTCAAGGGAATATCCTCCTTAAATTTTTATATAATCATCTATGAAGATTATAGCATAAAATTATGGCTTTTTTAGAAAATTTTAAAATAAAAAATACAAAAAAGAGAAATAAATATGGTATCATAATTAATAAGGTTAAGACAATAAAATTGGGGGATAAATCAAGTAAAATTAGAGGTAATATGAATAAATCAGGGGGAAACTGATATGAGGGAGAGAGATAGTTTAGAAAAAATATGGAAGGATATAGAAAAAGTATTTTTAAAAGCTATGGAAAAAGATGAAACAGTAAAAGAAAAATATGATTTTATCTGCAGAGAATATCAGAAATTTCTTAGTAATTACTTTGATTTTAAAGAGATAGCAGATAACCTTTTTGATGGTATTTATATTTCTGATGGAGAAGGGAAAACTCTCTTTATAAATGAAGCTTATACAAGGATAACTGGAATAACTAAAGAAGAGATAATTGGAAAAAATGTAAGAGATATCTTGGCAAAGGGAGATATTTATAAAGGAGCAGTAACTTTAGATGTAATAAAGGAAAAAAAACGAATCAATAATATTGGAAAAATAGTCAAGCTGGATAAAGATGTGTTGGTAACTGGGAGTCCGATATTTGATAAATATGGAAATGTGGAACTTGTTGTTATAAACAACAGGGATATAAGTGAATTAAAGGAACTGGAGAATAAGATTGAAAAATTGAAAAAAACCTCTTTGAAAGTAGATGAGGAGATAAAATTTTTAAGAAGCAGGCAAATGTCCAATAGAAAACTTGTATATAAAAGCGAAAAAATGAATTCTATATTTACTTTGATAAATACAATAGCTCCAACAGATGTAACAGTTTTGATAACTGGAGAATCGGGAACAGGGAAGGAATTAGTAGCAGATGAGATTTTTTATAAAAGTTTTAGGAAAGACAAGCCTTTTATTAAAGTGAATTGTGCTGCTATTCCAAGTGAATTATTAGAAGCGGAATTGTTTGGATATGAAGGGGGAGCATTCACAGATTCTAAGAAAAGTGGAAAAATAGGAATGTTTGAATTGGCAAATGAAGGGACTATTCTATTGGATGAAATAGGAGATATGCCTATAAAATTACAGACTAAGCTTCTAAGAGTGCTACAGCAGAAAGAAATTATGAAACTGGGAGGAACACAGCCTATAAAACTAAATATAAGGATTATAGCTTCTACTAACCAAAATTTAAAAGAGCAGATAAAAAATGGAAAATTTAGGGAAGACTTGTTCTATAGATTGAATGTAGTTCCAATAGATATAGAGCCTTTAAGAAAAAGAAAAGAAGATATACCAGAACTAATATTTGAATTTTTAAATATATTCAATAAAAAATATAATAAAAATACCAAAATAGATAAAGAGGCTATAGAGCTTCTTGTAAAATATAAATGGCCTGGAAATATCAGAGAATTAGAAAATTTTCTTGAAAGAATGGTAGTAATAAATACAACAGGAATAATTACTGTGAGAGAAGTAGCTCCAATGATAGATAGTGATGATTTCTTTATGGAAGTAAGTGATTATGATTTGAAAAAAGCAGTA encodes:
- the dgoD gene encoding galactonate dehydratase translates to MEITKYELFEIPPRWLFLKIETDTGLVGWGEPVVEGRASTVKGAVKELMDNYMIGKNPLAIEDHWNVLYRGGFYRGGAIMMSALAGIDQALWDIKGKYLNQPVYELMGGKCRDKMKVYSWIGGDRPNDVAAAAKEKQEQGFTAIKMNATEELQFIDSYEKIDAVLERVAAIRKATGKYFGIAVDFHGRVHKPMAKILAKKLEEYDLMFIEEPVLCENKKSFRDIANATSIPIATGERLFSRWDFKDILSSGYVDIIQPDLSHAGGITEVKKIASMAEAYDIAVAPHCPLGPIALAACLHLDATTYNAVIQEQSMGIHYNKGKDVLDYVKNKEDFKFTEGYVNICSKAGLGVDVNEELVRELSKVPHNWKNPIWRHKDGSFAEW
- a CDS encoding sigma-54 interaction domain-containing protein; protein product: MRERDSLEKIWKDIEKVFLKAMEKDETVKEKYDFICREYQKFLSNYFDFKEIADNLFDGIYISDGEGKTLFINEAYTRITGITKEEIIGKNVRDILAKGDIYKGAVTLDVIKEKKRINNIGKIVKLDKDVLVTGSPIFDKYGNVELVVINNRDISELKELENKIEKLKKTSLKVDEEIKFLRSRQMSNRKLVYKSEKMNSIFTLINTIAPTDVTVLITGESGTGKELVADEIFYKSFRKDKPFIKVNCAAIPSELLEAELFGYEGGAFTDSKKSGKIGMFELANEGTILLDEIGDMPIKLQTKLLRVLQQKEIMKLGGTQPIKLNIRIIASTNQNLKEQIKNGKFREDLFYRLNVVPIDIEPLRKRKEDIPELIFEFLNIFNKKYNKNTKIDKEAIELLVKYKWPGNIRELENFLERMVVINTTGIITVREVAPMIDSDDFFMEVSDYDLKKAVSYLEKRMISKALKNFGSTRKAAKHLGIDQSTVVKKCKSLEIDILRLKEYE